The genomic interval TTAGAATGCTGCCTGTGGCCATATCTTTAATAGGGACTGAATTAAATCTGGATACCGTATTATTCATGGGATGGTTTGGTCCAAGAGGATTGGCATCAGTAGTGTTGACCCTTTTTGCTTTAGAACTATTGAATCCATTTCCAGGAGAGAATACTTTTATATTAGTGGTTTTTGTAACTGTTCTTTTCAGTGTGGTGGCCCATGGAATAACTGCCCTGCCATTATCCAAGATATATGTTCGTAGAAATCCGTCTAAAGATGATTAATCATTTATTAACTATGGAAATACTGAAGTAAGCATAGAAATACTGGGGAAAGCACAGATATAATGCGAAATAGAATACTATCACTTTTTAAAATTGACATTGAAATTAAAAAAAATAAATGGAGTGTATTCAAGGTTTTAACTTGAATTATCCTGCTATTAATGCAAAAAGGCCTGCAATGAACATTACAACTATTGCAATCCATAACAGCCATACAGTAAAAACAGGGAATATCAGGAAAAGAATTAGGAAAATTATGGCAAATCCCACCAGTGACCCACCAGTTGCTTGTTGCTTTTCAACCATTTTTTTTCACCCCCGTTTAATTAATAATCCCTAATTATAATCTATTCTTTTGAATATAAGTTTTTTTCGGGCAGGAATTATATTAAATTCCACAAACAGGATACAAAACTTTATATACTTCTTCGGACATTTTATAAAATAATGTTATTATATGACAACTAATTAAAATTTGTTTATTTAATGACGTTCAATAAAATGATGTCATTGAGAAGTGATTGAAATGTCAATACCCGAAAGGAAAAAAAGAGAAAAAGAAATGCGGCGAAAGGAGATTATCGACACTGCCGAGAAATTATTCTTTGAAAAGGGTTATGAAAACATCAGTATGGCTGATATCGCTGAAGGAAGTGAATTAGCCAGAAGTACACTATACCTCTATTTTAAAAACAAAACAGAGATCTATTTGACCATATCCAAGAGAGGTACAGAGATTCTTAATGAAATGTTCAAAGAATACTATGAAAAAGGCGAAACAGGGATCGAAAAGGTTAAAATGCTTATGACTGCATTTTATAGATTCTATAAAGAATATCCTGACTATTATGATGTTAACTGGTCTTCATACAAGGTTCTATTTGATCATGATATGCAGGAAATGGAAGAAATAAAGAAGATCAGGATAGAAGGCTTTTCTTTGTTTAGTAAAGCGCTTTACGAGGGGATAAAAGATAAATCTATTAGATCCGATATTGATCCAGTAAAGGCAAATCTTGTTTTAGCT from Methanobacterium sp. Maddingley MBC34 carries:
- a CDS encoding transcriptional regulator (PFAM: Bacterial regulatory proteins, tetR family), with amino-acid sequence MSIPERKKREKEMRRKEIIDTAEKLFFEKGYENISMADIAEGSELARSTLYLYFKNKTEIYLTISKRGTEILNEMFKEYYEKGETGIEKVKMLMTAFYRFYKEYPDYYDVNWSSYKVLFDHDMQEMEEIKKIRIEGFSLFSKALYEGIKDKSIRSDIDPVKANLVLASSIQNVFNLPPTIKLHMKNNNLTHEELIEYTIDLMIRSLKC